One part of the Solanum dulcamara chromosome 8, daSolDulc1.2, whole genome shotgun sequence genome encodes these proteins:
- the LOC129900372 gene encoding eukaryotic translation initiation factor 2 subunit alpha homolog isoform X2 encodes MATNPPNLECRMYEVKYPEVDQAVMIQVKSMADSGAYVSLLEYNNIEGMILFSELSRRRIRSISSLIKVGRIEPVMVLRVDKDKGYIDLSKRRVSEEDIQGCEERYNKSKLVHSIMRHVAETMNIDLEDLYVHIGWPLYRKYGHAFEAFKLIVNDPDSVLNSLTREIKETGPDGQEVTKVVPAISEEVKDALVKNIRRRMTPQPLKIRADIEMKCFQFDGVLHIKVIEVGIIFS; translated from the exons ATGGCGACGAACCCTCCGAACCTAGAGTGCCGAATGTACGAGGTCAAGTATCCTGAAGTGGACCAGGCTGTGATGATACAGGTCAAGAGTATGGCTGACAGTGGTGCCTATGTTTCTCTTCTTGAGTACAATAACATTGAAGGAATGATCCTTTTCTCTGAGCTTTCTCGTCGTCGAATTAGGAGTATCAGTAGTCTCATCAAAGTTGGCAGAATCGAGCCCGTCATGGTGCTTAGGGTTGACAAAGATAAAGGTTACATTGATCTTAGTAAGCGAAGGGTCTCTGAGGAAGATATTCAGGGTTGTGAGGAAAGGTACAATAAGAGCAAGCTTGTTCATTCCATTATGCGTCATGTTGCTGAAACTATGAATATCGATCTGGAG GACCTTTATGTCCATATTGGTTGGCCTTTATACAGAAAATATGGTCATGCTTTTGAG GCATTCAAGCTTATTGTCAATGATCCAGATTCGGTTCTAAATTCCCTCACCCGTGAAATTAAAGAAACTGGCCCCGACGGGCAGGAG GTTACTAAGGTGGTTCCTGCTATATCAGAGGAAGTTAAAGATGCATTAGTCAAAAACATTAGGAGGAGGATGACCCCACAACCATTGAAGATACGAGCAGATATTGAGATGAAATGTTTTCAGTTTGATGGTGTTCTTCACATTAAGGTTATTGAAGTTGGAATCATTTTTTCAT GA